One Cellulosimicrobium protaetiae genomic region harbors:
- a CDS encoding polysaccharide biosynthesis tyrosine autokinase has translation MTIREFVRTVWAGKYYVLAAVLVVVAGALFYLDRQETMYRATATVQLYGVQSAQGGESLVEVTVMTDPDDVTSSEVAQAAATALGDPAAADELADLVTAEVDGETRMVAVQATTPDEAWSVDVANAFAEAYAAELVNIQAAQVAELEARRQALAEQLGGVRQRLNVDGDDPLALAEQDIIVGDYSALTVQVNSLRGIAVPGEVVTAATGAEALGLSRATVLALAVLVGLVAGIGLAFARRGLDIRVRSAAESTRLTETPVLAELYGTRPAEKEFAHTHALPVASKVATPFTESIRELRTAVQVSTAGMKHAVVVVTAADPSAPRSFITANLAASFALSGRRTVALSGDLRRPQLDRMLPAPDDWHGLEQELRPTGVPNLRVMPVPEEEMDPADFLATERARGLVGSLRDHAEVVVVDAPPVLAAADATILGGYANGVVLIASAGRTDRAVLAEAAERLRVSNVPLLGIALTGVTGDRRMLYASTYGDDEAVGPADTASGDEETSAPPAEGPARRPSGSGPRPGADEPAEPGGVRASGTAEVPETGDGQSVGTRRASVAAAAVAVEDASARAAAPVGAGDEPATGPGSPSPGSSSGSPARPASAPSTGTDAGTAHGRRTPQGGGRRNAVLAPAWSKVEPAAPAATGDEPENDERKRPFRW, from the coding sequence ATGACGATCAGGGAGTTCGTCCGCACCGTCTGGGCGGGCAAGTACTACGTCCTCGCGGCGGTGCTGGTCGTCGTGGCGGGGGCGCTGTTCTACCTCGACCGTCAGGAGACGATGTACCGCGCGACCGCGACGGTCCAGCTCTACGGCGTGCAGAGCGCGCAGGGCGGGGAGTCGCTCGTCGAGGTGACCGTCATGACGGACCCGGACGACGTCACGTCGTCCGAGGTCGCCCAGGCCGCGGCGACGGCTCTCGGGGACCCCGCCGCGGCCGACGAGCTCGCCGACCTGGTGACGGCGGAGGTTGACGGCGAGACCAGAATGGTCGCCGTGCAGGCGACCACGCCGGACGAGGCGTGGTCCGTGGACGTCGCCAACGCGTTCGCGGAGGCGTACGCCGCGGAGCTCGTGAACATCCAGGCCGCGCAGGTCGCGGAGCTCGAGGCGCGTCGTCAGGCGCTCGCCGAGCAGCTCGGTGGCGTGCGCCAGCGGCTCAACGTCGATGGTGACGACCCCCTCGCGCTCGCCGAGCAGGACATCATCGTGGGCGACTACTCGGCGCTCACCGTGCAGGTCAACTCGCTCCGCGGGATCGCGGTCCCGGGCGAGGTCGTCACGGCCGCGACCGGTGCCGAGGCTCTCGGACTGTCCCGAGCCACGGTCCTCGCCCTCGCGGTCCTCGTCGGGCTGGTCGCCGGGATCGGCCTCGCGTTCGCGCGCCGCGGCCTGGACATCCGCGTCCGCAGCGCGGCGGAGTCCACGCGGCTCACCGAGACCCCGGTCCTGGCCGAGCTGTACGGGACTCGACCCGCCGAGAAGGAGTTCGCGCACACGCACGCGCTCCCGGTCGCGAGCAAGGTCGCGACCCCCTTCACGGAGTCGATCCGCGAGCTGCGCACCGCCGTCCAGGTCTCGACCGCGGGCATGAAGCACGCGGTCGTCGTCGTCACGGCCGCCGACCCGTCGGCGCCCCGGTCGTTCATCACGGCGAACCTCGCGGCGTCGTTCGCGCTGAGCGGCCGGCGCACCGTGGCGCTGTCGGGCGACCTGCGACGCCCGCAGCTCGACCGGATGCTCCCGGCGCCGGACGACTGGCACGGGCTCGAGCAGGAGCTGCGTCCGACCGGTGTGCCGAACCTGCGCGTCATGCCCGTCCCCGAGGAGGAGATGGACCCGGCGGACTTCCTCGCGACGGAGCGGGCCCGGGGCCTCGTCGGGAGCCTGCGCGACCACGCGGAGGTCGTCGTCGTCGATGCGCCCCCCGTGCTCGCGGCCGCCGACGCGACGATCCTCGGCGGCTACGCGAACGGCGTCGTCCTCATCGCGTCCGCGGGCCGGACCGACCGCGCCGTGCTCGCGGAGGCGGCCGAACGGCTGCGCGTGAGCAACGTCCCGCTTCTCGGGATCGCGCTGACCGGCGTCACGGGCGACCGTCGCATGCTCTACGCCTCGACGTACGGCGACGACGAGGCCGTCGGCCCGGCCGACACCGCGTCGGGAGACGAGGAGACGTCGGCGCCGCCGGCCGAGGGTCCTGCTCGCCGACCCTCCGGGTCGGGTCCGCGCCCGGGCGCCGACGAGCCGGCGGAGCCCGGTGGGGTCCGTGCGTCCGGCACCGCGGAGGTGCCAGAGACGGGCGACGGGCAGTCGGTCGGGACGCGCCGCGCGTCCGTCGCCGCCGCGGCGGTCGCGGTCGAGGACGCGTCCGCGCGTGCCGCGGCACCCGTCGGGGCGGGCGACGAGCCCGCGACCGGCCCGGGTTCCCCGTCACCGGGCTCGTCCTCGGGCTCGCCCGCGCGCCCGGCGTCGGCCCCGTCGACCGGCACCGACGCCGGCACCGCGCACGGTCGGCGCACGCCCCAGGGCGGTGGCAGGCGCAACGCGGTCCTCGCCCCGGCCTGGAGCAAGGTCGAGCCGGCCGCCCCGGCCGCGACCGGTGACGAGCCGGAGAACGACGAGCGCAAGCGTCCCTTCCGGTGGTGA
- a CDS encoding glycosyltransferase family 4 protein — MTAPGGPPLRVLVLDHTAELGGAELALVRTCAALGPAVDVRVLLFADGPLRARLAEVGVRVDVVPLASSVATTDRASAGRLSAATVAGALRTLPFLWRLSRRVRALRPDVVHTTSLKADLLGIVPAAVARRPLVWHVHDRIAPDYLPGPLVRVVRALARRAPAAVVANSRATAGTLPAVTAVAYPGFAREQAAGADAPAAARADVPGPTVVMVGRISPTKGQLEVVRALRAVVDAVPAARLRIVGEPAFGAEDYAALVRAEVTRLGLDDHVDLVGFVADPRAELDAAAVCVHASPVPEPFGQVVVEAMVRGVPVVATRAGGVEEILVDAEDAEDAEAADEGDAPLGLLVPPGDSDALATAVLDVLRDPAAACERAQRARASALRRFPVERTARVLTDVWTSVSGGARRA; from the coding sequence GTGACCGCCCCGGGCGGTCCGCCGCTCCGGGTCCTCGTCCTCGACCACACGGCGGAGCTCGGCGGTGCCGAGCTCGCGCTCGTCCGCACGTGCGCAGCGCTCGGTCCGGCCGTCGACGTCCGGGTGCTGCTCTTCGCCGACGGGCCGCTGCGCGCTCGGCTGGCCGAGGTCGGGGTGCGGGTCGACGTCGTCCCGCTCGCGTCGTCCGTGGCGACGACCGACCGGGCGAGCGCCGGACGCCTCTCGGCCGCGACGGTCGCGGGGGCCCTGCGCACGCTTCCCTTCCTGTGGCGGCTCTCCCGTCGGGTGCGGGCTCTGCGCCCCGACGTCGTGCACACGACGTCGCTCAAGGCCGACCTCCTGGGGATCGTCCCCGCGGCGGTCGCCCGCCGGCCCCTCGTGTGGCACGTCCACGACCGGATCGCGCCCGACTACCTCCCGGGACCGCTGGTGCGGGTCGTCCGCGCGCTGGCGCGCCGGGCCCCGGCGGCGGTCGTGGCGAACTCCCGTGCGACGGCGGGCACGCTGCCCGCGGTGACCGCCGTCGCGTACCCCGGGTTCGCGCGGGAGCAGGCGGCCGGGGCGGACGCGCCCGCCGCAGCCCGCGCGGACGTGCCCGGGCCGACGGTCGTCATGGTCGGCCGGATCAGCCCGACCAAGGGCCAGCTCGAGGTCGTCCGGGCGCTGCGCGCCGTGGTGGACGCCGTGCCCGCGGCGCGGCTGCGCATCGTCGGCGAGCCCGCCTTCGGCGCCGAGGACTACGCGGCGCTCGTCCGAGCCGAGGTGACCCGGCTCGGGCTCGACGACCACGTCGACCTCGTGGGGTTCGTCGCCGACCCGCGCGCGGAGCTCGACGCCGCCGCCGTGTGCGTGCATGCGTCGCCGGTGCCGGAGCCCTTCGGGCAGGTCGTCGTCGAGGCGATGGTGCGGGGCGTCCCGGTGGTCGCGACGCGTGCGGGCGGGGTCGAGGAGATCCTCGTCGACGCCGAGGACGCCGAGGACGCCGAGGCCGCCGACGAGGGCGACGCGCCGCTCGGACTCCTGGTCCCTCCTGGCGACTCCGACGCCCTCGCGACGGCGGTGCTCGACGTGCTGCGCGACCCGGCGGCGGCCTGCGAGCGCGCGCAGCGGGCCCGTGCGTCGGCACTGCGCCGGTTCCCCGTCGAGCGCACCGCGCGGGTGCTCACGGACGTCTGGACGTCCGTGTCCGGCGGAGCGCGTCGCGCATGA
- a CDS encoding glycosyltransferase, with protein MTRGESAAAVGDVVFLSLERWDDVWRRNQYLVAELCRADPTARVLFVEPAADPLHRLSRRSTPRPGRGLRAAPDLDGIASGRVLLHEPTKWLPRRVDPHVDARLARSVERAVARAGLRRPVLWVNDPSGAAVVRRTGWPALYDVTDDWLAADRSPAEHARLVDDEATLLDRCAEVTVCSTGLVARKGTVRDVTLVTNGVDLDRYRAAHERPADLPAGRVALYAGTVHPDRFDVPLLLATARALAGRASVVLVGPVVDLAPHEHAELARAGVVVLGPRPWTTVPAYLRHADVLLVPHVVDAFTDSLDPIKLYEYRAVGRPVVSTPVAGFRDDPQVRVADAGSFPAAVRAALDDAPPPRVARLDDDPPDVPTWRGQAALMRDALRRTRTSRRP; from the coding sequence GTGACGCGCGGCGAGAGCGCGGCGGCCGTCGGCGACGTCGTCTTCCTGTCGCTCGAGCGCTGGGACGACGTGTGGCGCCGCAACCAGTACCTCGTGGCGGAGCTGTGCCGCGCCGACCCGACGGCCCGGGTGCTGTTCGTCGAGCCCGCGGCCGACCCGCTGCACCGGCTCAGCCGTCGCAGCACGCCCCGCCCCGGCCGCGGGCTGCGCGCGGCACCCGACCTCGACGGGATCGCCTCCGGGCGCGTGCTCCTCCACGAGCCGACCAAGTGGCTCCCCCGCAGGGTCGACCCGCACGTGGACGCGCGCCTCGCCCGGTCCGTCGAGCGCGCCGTCGCCCGCGCCGGGCTGCGCCGCCCCGTGCTGTGGGTCAACGACCCGTCCGGTGCCGCCGTCGTGCGGCGCACGGGATGGCCCGCCCTCTACGACGTCACCGACGACTGGCTCGCCGCCGACCGGTCCCCCGCCGAGCACGCCCGGCTCGTCGACGACGAGGCCACCCTGCTCGACCGGTGCGCGGAGGTCACCGTGTGCTCGACGGGTCTCGTCGCACGCAAGGGGACGGTGCGCGACGTGACGCTCGTGACGAACGGCGTCGACCTCGACCGCTACCGTGCCGCGCACGAGCGACCGGCCGACCTCCCGGCGGGCCGGGTCGCGCTGTACGCCGGGACCGTGCACCCCGACCGGTTCGACGTGCCGCTGCTGCTCGCGACCGCGCGTGCCCTCGCCGGTCGGGCGAGCGTCGTCCTCGTCGGGCCGGTCGTCGACCTCGCGCCGCACGAGCACGCCGAGCTCGCCCGTGCAGGTGTGGTCGTCCTCGGGCCACGTCCGTGGACCACGGTCCCCGCCTACCTGCGCCACGCGGACGTCCTGCTCGTCCCGCACGTCGTGGACGCGTTCACGGACAGCCTCGACCCCATCAAGCTGTACGAGTACCGCGCCGTCGGGCGCCCCGTCGTCTCGACGCCGGTCGCCGGGTTCCGGGACGACCCGCAGGTACGGGTCGCGGACGCCGGCAGCTTCCCCGCCGCGGTGCGTGCCGCGCTCGACGACGCACCCCCGCCGCGCGTGGCCCGCCTCGACGACGACCCGCCGGACGTGCCGACCTGGCGCGGTCAGGCCGCGCTCATGCGCGACGCGCTCCGCCGGACACGGACGTCCAGACGTCCGTGA
- a CDS encoding glycosyltransferase family 4 protein: MRILHAVRSDGFAGVERHVARLARAQSAAGHDVAVVGGAPAGMSATVDDPTVPLLPAASTGDVVRALRRHGATADVVHVHMTAAEIAAAVAARTTRAFPPVVSTRHFARRRGTGARGRLVAVVAASSVRAQVAISRYVAEHVEGECVVVHPGVADRPDGRAAAERDDVVLVVQRLETEKRTDLALEAFAASGLSARGWRLEVAGDGAQRAALEDLARSLGIGDATSFLGARDDVDALLDRAGLLVAPCPVEGLGLSVLEAMASGLPVVASAAGGHRETLAGIDPLTLYPALDPGAAGQALATLAADPARRDACAAAGRAAQRERFTPAAQVAGTDAVYRAVLT, encoded by the coding sequence GTGAGGATCCTGCACGCCGTCCGGTCCGACGGCTTCGCCGGCGTCGAGCGGCACGTCGCCCGGCTCGCGCGCGCGCAGTCCGCCGCCGGGCACGACGTGGCCGTCGTGGGCGGCGCGCCGGCCGGGATGTCGGCGACCGTCGACGACCCGACCGTGCCGCTCCTGCCCGCCGCCTCGACGGGGGACGTCGTGCGCGCGCTCCGCCGCCACGGCGCGACGGCGGACGTCGTGCACGTGCACATGACGGCGGCGGAGATCGCGGCGGCGGTCGCGGCCCGGACGACGCGCGCGTTCCCCCCGGTCGTCTCGACGCGCCACTTCGCGCGGCGCCGCGGTACCGGCGCCCGGGGACGGCTCGTCGCGGTGGTCGCCGCGTCGTCGGTCCGCGCGCAGGTCGCCATCAGCCGGTACGTCGCCGAGCACGTCGAGGGTGAGTGCGTGGTGGTGCACCCGGGCGTGGCGGACCGTCCCGACGGCCGCGCCGCCGCCGAGCGCGACGACGTCGTGCTCGTCGTCCAGCGGCTCGAGACGGAGAAGCGCACCGACCTCGCGCTCGAGGCGTTCGCCGCGTCCGGGCTCTCCGCCCGGGGGTGGCGCCTCGAGGTCGCGGGCGACGGCGCGCAGCGCGCGGCGCTCGAGGACCTCGCCCGGTCGCTCGGCATCGGCGACGCCACGTCGTTCCTCGGGGCGCGCGACGACGTCGACGCGCTCCTGGACCGGGCAGGGCTGCTCGTCGCGCCGTGCCCGGTCGAGGGGCTCGGCCTGAGCGTCCTGGAGGCGATGGCGAGCGGGCTCCCGGTGGTGGCCTCCGCTGCGGGCGGGCACCGCGAGACGCTGGCCGGGATCGACCCGCTCACGCTCTACCCGGCGCTCGACCCGGGGGCCGCCGGCCAGGCCCTGGCCACCCTCGCGGCGGACCCCGCACGCCGTGACGCGTGCGCCGCCGCCGGCCGCGCCGCGCAGCGCGAGAGGTTCACGCCCGCGGCCCAGGTCGCCGGGACGGACGCCGTCTACCGCGCGGTGCTCACGTGA
- a CDS encoding glycosyltransferase family 4 protein, whose protein sequence is MTDLRILQIAPEIAPGSGVGGVAHHLEEAFERAGVETARFTLADARGAWLPEPGPGVRGRLVLLARVVWFSTVGTALARRRVARERRAPQGAGDAVVAICHNDVLAGDVYVNHGILRVAMRARGGYAWRMVRNPLHLFTAARDAVRYRGRAHRVVVNLTRSERDALRATYPRLRARAVVIGNGVDVDRFFPPTPDERAAARAAVGIPEGAVHVVFVGHEFDRKGLDLLLAAAADLPRVHVSVVGGTPDMLADVRARVTRLGSADRVHLAGRVPDPRPWLRAADALALPSAYEANALVVLEALACGVPVVATPVGYAPDVVDDGRNGWLVDRSVDGVRAGIAAVAALDDEARRAVALAARATAERHDWDAVARRYLDLAAALVAARSEDRP, encoded by the coding sequence ATGACAGACCTGCGGATCCTGCAGATCGCGCCGGAGATCGCGCCCGGCAGCGGCGTGGGCGGCGTCGCGCACCACCTCGAGGAGGCGTTCGAGCGGGCGGGCGTCGAGACCGCGCGCTTCACGCTCGCCGACGCGCGGGGGGCGTGGCTCCCCGAGCCCGGGCCGGGCGTCCGGGGGCGGCTCGTGCTCCTCGCGCGGGTCGTGTGGTTCTCCACCGTGGGGACGGCCCTCGCGCGACGCCGGGTCGCCCGCGAGCGCCGAGCACCCCAGGGGGCGGGCGACGCCGTCGTCGCGATCTGCCACAACGACGTCCTCGCGGGCGACGTGTACGTCAACCACGGCATCCTGCGGGTCGCGATGCGGGCGCGCGGCGGGTACGCGTGGCGCATGGTCCGCAACCCCCTGCACCTCTTCACGGCGGCGCGCGACGCCGTCCGGTACCGCGGCCGGGCCCACCGCGTGGTCGTCAACCTCACACGGTCCGAGCGCGACGCGCTGCGCGCCACCTACCCGCGGCTGCGGGCACGCGCCGTCGTCATCGGAAACGGGGTCGACGTGGACCGCTTCTTCCCGCCGACTCCCGACGAGCGCGCGGCGGCCCGTGCCGCGGTCGGGATCCCCGAGGGGGCCGTCCACGTCGTCTTCGTCGGGCACGAGTTCGACCGCAAGGGGCTCGACCTCCTGCTCGCCGCCGCCGCGGACCTGCCCCGGGTCCACGTCAGCGTGGTCGGCGGGACGCCCGACATGCTCGCCGACGTCCGGGCGCGGGTCACCCGGCTCGGGTCCGCCGACCGCGTGCACCTCGCCGGCCGCGTGCCCGACCCGCGGCCCTGGCTCCGCGCGGCCGACGCCCTCGCCCTGCCGAGCGCGTACGAGGCGAACGCGCTCGTCGTCCTCGAGGCGCTCGCGTGCGGGGTGCCGGTCGTCGCGACCCCCGTCGGCTACGCGCCCGACGTCGTCGACGACGGCCGGAACGGCTGGCTCGTCGACCGGTCCGTCGACGGGGTCCGCGCGGGGATCGCCGCCGTCGCGGCGCTCGACGACGAGGCGCGCCGCGCCGTCGCGCTCGCCGCCCGCGCCACCGCCGAGCGGCACGACTGGGACGCGGTCGCGCGTCGCTACCTCGACCTCGCGGCGGCGCTCGTCGCCGCACGATCGGAGGACCGCCCGTGA
- a CDS encoding O-antigen ligase family protein: protein MNLPAVRLPRRRPVLYRAPRVRGAALARTRTVAGWVAGGAIVVALLAVLGFVVPALQTAAVGGALLVLIVGLTAYEPVALPILAMPALVVVQRVGGGGVDLSLSDFALFGAFWFALFFSPRPFSRPMRAMLWLSLVYQVATLFTVIVNPFSANVVEWFHAWLSVAGALVLGWAVGRSGRARLGLTLFLVPCLAIAAQTCVVALQQLAAGISGPVYIDSPIAMHKNFIGCVLAFAALTAYARPWWVGWPRWFSLGAFWLCSLGVLAAQARQALIGLAIGIMLITLRGDPDRKRSKLILLAAVPAVYFVVLAVQEQLESGNEFNSANQRLTWYADSIDVWQRSPWVGMGLRWWTAGVTEFVFQPPNVELEVLTSAGIVGLVGFLALFLGGMVVLWRINPRFGTLAFSMLMMRFVQGQFDLFWVSVQVTVPFVIVGVCLGAEAYAESRQNLRDETGRELPLDELRSVREMAER, encoded by the coding sequence GTGAACCTGCCCGCCGTCCGCCTGCCCCGGCGACGCCCCGTCCTCTACCGCGCGCCGCGCGTGCGGGGGGCCGCGCTCGCGCGGACGCGGACCGTGGCGGGCTGGGTGGCGGGTGGCGCGATCGTGGTCGCGCTCCTCGCGGTGCTCGGGTTCGTGGTGCCCGCGCTGCAGACGGCCGCCGTCGGGGGCGCCCTGCTCGTGCTGATCGTCGGGCTCACGGCCTACGAGCCCGTCGCGCTCCCGATCCTCGCGATGCCCGCGCTCGTCGTCGTCCAGCGCGTCGGCGGCGGCGGCGTCGACCTCTCGCTGAGCGACTTCGCGCTCTTCGGCGCGTTCTGGTTCGCGCTCTTCTTCTCGCCACGTCCGTTCTCCCGGCCGATGCGGGCCATGCTGTGGCTGTCGCTCGTGTACCAGGTCGCGACGCTCTTCACCGTGATCGTCAACCCGTTCAGCGCGAACGTCGTGGAGTGGTTCCACGCGTGGCTCTCGGTCGCCGGGGCGCTCGTGCTCGGCTGGGCCGTCGGGCGGTCCGGGCGCGCACGGCTCGGGCTGACCCTCTTCCTCGTGCCCTGCCTCGCGATCGCCGCGCAGACGTGCGTCGTCGCGCTCCAGCAGCTCGCCGCGGGCATCTCGGGCCCGGTCTACATCGACTCGCCGATCGCGATGCACAAGAACTTCATCGGGTGCGTGCTCGCTTTCGCGGCGCTCACCGCGTACGCGCGACCGTGGTGGGTCGGCTGGCCGCGGTGGTTCTCGCTCGGCGCGTTCTGGCTGTGCTCGCTCGGGGTGCTCGCGGCCCAGGCCCGCCAGGCCCTCATCGGGCTCGCGATCGGCATCATGCTCATCACGCTGCGGGGCGACCCCGACCGCAAGCGGTCCAAGCTCATCCTGCTCGCCGCCGTCCCGGCCGTCTACTTCGTCGTGCTCGCCGTGCAGGAGCAGCTCGAGTCCGGCAACGAGTTCAACTCCGCGAACCAGCGCCTCACCTGGTACGCGGACTCGATCGACGTCTGGCAGCGCAGCCCGTGGGTCGGGATGGGGCTGCGCTGGTGGACGGCGGGCGTCACGGAGTTCGTCTTCCAGCCGCCCAACGTCGAGCTCGAGGTGCTGACGTCCGCCGGGATCGTCGGTCTCGTCGGCTTCCTCGCGCTGTTCCTCGGGGGCATGGTCGTGCTCTGGCGCATCAACCCGCGCTTCGGCACGCTCGCGTTCTCGATGCTCATGATGCGCTTCGTCCAGGGCCAGTTCGACCTGTTCTGGGTCTCCGTCCAGGTGACCGTGCCGTTCGTCATCGTCGGCGTGTGCCTCGGCGCGGAGGCGTACGCCGAGTCCCGGCAGAACCTGCGGGACGAGACCGGTCGAGAGCTCCCTCTCGACGAGCTGCGATCCGTCCGGGAGATGGCCGAACGATGA
- a CDS encoding glycosyltransferase: MKVLRVSHSAVVDAWRERERALRARGLDVRLLSARAWDEGGTTVPLVPRPGEPVRGVRTFGTHPALFVYDPVPLWRALGQDWDVLDLHEEPFALATAEVLALRRLRALLGRRPAPPYVLYSAQNLAKRYPWPFRWFEARALRGAAAVSVCNDEAGRIVRAKGARGRVETVPLGVDPAVFSPAPDAVPPGPSTGRTPRRLRVGYAGRLASHKGVDALLAAVAADDRLDLVLAGEGPDRASLERAARPLGDRVRFVGALDGDDLVAFYRDLDALAVPSRETPGWVEQFGRVAVEAMACGVPVVASRTGALPDVVGGAGLLVPPDDPDALRAALVRVLDEDGLADRLRAAAADRAASCSWAEVARRYEDLYTTAVSGGAAPTTPTTAPRGASASTPPEVVVVAYGSPAMVRDALAPLAGKYPITVVDNSSLPEIREITELAGGRYLDPGRNGGFAAGVNHALAHRQAPGADVLLLNPDAVVTPEDVETLHRALHASPRVASVGPQQVDDEGTPARVVWPFPSPAATWIEAVGLARLRRTPADRSFVIGSVLLLDAAAVEELGGLDERFFLYAEETDWAYRAVRAGWRHAVVPEARATHLGGATSTDPTRRETHFHASQERYLRKHHGRAGWAVARVGAVLGAAVRSVALTGEGRASARRRLRLYLTGPVRAESAL, encoded by the coding sequence ATGAAGGTCCTCCGCGTCTCGCACAGCGCCGTCGTCGACGCCTGGCGCGAGCGCGAGCGCGCGCTCCGGGCGCGTGGCCTCGACGTGCGGCTCCTGTCCGCGCGCGCGTGGGACGAGGGCGGCACGACGGTCCCGCTCGTGCCGCGCCCGGGCGAGCCGGTGCGGGGGGTGCGGACGTTCGGGACGCACCCGGCGCTCTTCGTCTACGACCCCGTCCCCCTGTGGCGCGCGCTCGGCCAGGACTGGGACGTCCTCGACCTGCACGAGGAGCCGTTCGCGCTCGCGACGGCGGAGGTCCTGGCCCTGCGCCGCCTGCGTGCTCTCCTCGGTCGCCGCCCGGCCCCGCCCTACGTCCTGTACTCCGCGCAGAACCTCGCCAAGCGCTACCCGTGGCCGTTCCGGTGGTTCGAGGCGCGCGCGCTCCGCGGCGCGGCCGCGGTGTCGGTCTGCAACGACGAGGCCGGGCGGATCGTGCGCGCCAAGGGCGCACGCGGCCGCGTCGAGACCGTCCCGCTGGGCGTGGACCCGGCGGTCTTCTCCCCCGCACCCGACGCCGTCCCCCCGGGACCCAGCACGGGTCGCACCCCGAGGCGACTCCGCGTCGGGTACGCCGGGCGGCTCGCGTCCCACAAGGGCGTCGACGCGCTCCTCGCCGCGGTCGCGGCCGACGACCGGCTCGACCTCGTCCTCGCCGGGGAGGGTCCGGACCGCGCCTCCCTCGAACGGGCCGCCCGCCCGCTCGGGGACCGGGTGCGGTTCGTGGGCGCGCTCGACGGCGACGACCTCGTCGCCTTCTACCGCGACCTCGACGCGCTCGCCGTCCCGTCGCGCGAGACGCCGGGCTGGGTCGAGCAGTTCGGCCGGGTCGCGGTCGAGGCGATGGCGTGCGGCGTCCCCGTGGTCGCGAGCCGGACGGGCGCGCTGCCCGACGTCGTGGGCGGTGCCGGCCTGCTCGTGCCGCCCGACGACCCCGACGCGCTCCGCGCCGCCCTCGTGCGCGTCCTGGACGAGGACGGCCTCGCCGACCGGCTGCGCGCCGCGGCGGCGGACCGTGCGGCGTCGTGCTCCTGGGCCGAGGTCGCCCGCCGCTACGAGGACCTGTACACCACCGCCGTCTCCGGGGGCGCGGCACCAACCACCCCCACGACGGCGCCGCGCGGCGCGTCGGCGTCCACGCCGCCCGAGGTCGTGGTCGTCGCCTACGGGTCGCCCGCCATGGTGCGCGACGCGCTCGCCCCGCTCGCCGGGAAGTACCCGATCACGGTCGTGGACAACTCGTCGCTGCCCGAGATCCGGGAGATCACCGAGCTGGCCGGGGGTCGCTACCTCGACCCCGGGCGCAACGGGGGCTTCGCCGCCGGCGTGAACCACGCGCTCGCCCACCGGCAGGCGCCGGGGGCCGACGTCCTGCTGCTCAACCCGGACGCCGTCGTGACGCCCGAGGACGTCGAGACCCTGCACCGAGCGCTGCACGCGTCCCCCCGGGTCGCGAGCGTGGGGCCGCAGCAGGTCGACGACGAGGGGACGCCCGCCCGGGTCGTGTGGCCGTTCCCCTCGCCCGCGGCCACGTGGATCGAGGCCGTCGGCCTCGCGCGGCTGCGACGGACCCCGGCGGACCGCTCGTTCGTCATCGGGTCGGTGCTGCTGCTCGACGCCGCCGCGGTCGAGGAGCTCGGCGGCCTCGACGAGCGGTTCTTCCTCTACGCGGAGGAGACCGACTGGGCGTACCGCGCCGTCCGGGCCGGCTGGCGGCACGCCGTCGTGCCGGAGGCGCGCGCGACGCACCTCGGTGGCGCGACCAGCACCGACCCGACCCGGCGCGAGACGCACTTCCACGCCTCGCAGGAGCGCTACCTGCGCAAGCACCACGGCCGCGCCGGGTGGGCGGTCGCGCGCGTCGGCGCCGTGCTCGGCGCGGCCGTGCGTTCCGTCGCGCTGACGGGCGAGGGCCGGGCGAGCGCCCGGCGCCGCCTGCGGCTCTACCTCACCGGTCCGGTGCGGGCGGAGTCCGCCCTGTGA